In the Chroococcidiopsis sp. SAG 2025 genome, one interval contains:
- a CDS encoding NUDIX hydrolase has product MMQEPPQLLKHRLFYQGRKFSFEVNRYRLPNQVEGDWECVRHPGGALAVPITPEGKLILLRQYRFATQGRILEFPAGTVEPNEEPFDTIQREIEEETGYRAQKWQKLGQFFLAPGYSDEIIYSFLAQDLVPLDAAPSQDADEDIETVFMTPQEFEQAILAGQPIDAKSIASFVLAKPFLLASQ; this is encoded by the coding sequence ATGATGCAAGAACCTCCACAATTGCTCAAACATCGCCTGTTTTACCAAGGGCGTAAATTTAGTTTTGAAGTCAATCGCTATCGTTTACCTAACCAAGTTGAAGGCGATTGGGAATGCGTCCGCCACCCTGGAGGCGCTTTAGCTGTTCCTATTACTCCAGAAGGTAAATTAATTCTATTGCGGCAATATCGCTTTGCCACACAAGGCAGAATTTTAGAATTCCCTGCCGGGACTGTAGAGCCAAACGAAGAACCGTTTGACACGATTCAAAGAGAAATTGAGGAAGAGACAGGCTATCGCGCTCAAAAATGGCAAAAACTGGGACAATTTTTTCTTGCGCCTGGTTATTCGGATGAAATTATTTATAGTTTTTTAGCGCAAGATTTAGTTCCTTTAGATGCGGCTCCTAGTCAGGATGCGGACGAAGATATAGAAACAGTCTTCATGACACCCCAGGAATTTGAACAAGCCATTCTCGCCGGACAACCAATAGATGCTAAATCTATTGCTAGTTTTGTTCTAGCTAAACCGTTTTTACTTGCTTCTCAGTAG
- the istB gene encoding IS21-like element helper ATPase IstB, with amino-acid sequence MSPNNSQITAIETLGFLLKTLKLPHMNNHWQELERQALAGGWSHAQFLLALCESEATQRYQARVQRALKDAHLPPGKAFSNFDFSHCPSLNQPSIMQLAQDRTWLKRGENLLLFGPSGVGKTHLAAAVGRSLVELGARVKFLGATTAVQLLQAAKANLQLQSALLKLDKYDLLILDDISYVKKSEVETSVLFELIAHRYELKSLMITANHPFSAWDEIFTDSTMTVAAVDRLVHHAVILEILAPSFRQQAALQRSSSTDQKQPK; translated from the coding sequence ATGTCCCCCAACAACAGCCAAATAACAGCCATCGAGACTCTGGGCTTCCTACTCAAAACACTCAAACTGCCCCACATGAACAACCATTGGCAAGAGTTGGAGCGTCAGGCTCTGGCTGGGGGCTGGTCACACGCTCAATTCTTGCTAGCACTGTGCGAATCCGAGGCAACACAACGTTATCAAGCGCGAGTGCAACGCGCCCTCAAAGATGCCCACCTGCCACCAGGAAAAGCTTTTTCCAACTTTGACTTCAGCCATTGCCCCAGCTTAAATCAGCCTAGCATCATGCAACTGGCTCAGGACAGAACTTGGTTGAAGCGGGGTGAGAATCTGCTGCTGTTCGGTCCTTCTGGAGTCGGGAAAACTCACTTAGCTGCTGCTGTCGGTCGCAGTTTGGTAGAACTGGGTGCACGAGTCAAGTTTCTGGGTGCCACCACAGCCGTGCAACTGCTACAAGCGGCGAAAGCCAACTTACAACTGCAATCAGCTTTACTCAAGCTCGATAAGTACGATCTGCTGATTCTTGATGACATTAGCTATGTCAAAAAGTCGGAAGTGGAAACATCAGTGTTGTTTGAGTTAATTGCTCACCGCTACGAACTCAAAAGCTTGATGATTACTGCCAATCACCCTTTCAGTGCTTGGGATGAAATTTTTACCGACTCTACTATGACCGTTGCTGCTGTAGATCGCTTGGTACATCATGCTGTCATTCTCGAAATCCTTGCACCCAGTTTTCGTCAACAAGCGGCTCTACAACGCTCTTCTTCTACTGACCAAAAGCAACCAAAATAA
- a CDS encoding reverse transcriptase family protein, whose product MHQPDPVYIYGMEKAHLMFWLLRVIRLTLQPPGKVTTMDMQHQASFPPFIAGNPEQLRKRGLSECSTDEEIALAMGISVEKLHFLADRYPTSSTSHYCRFQIRKKTGASRTISAPTPALKAIQKWILKHILENIEIHDAAHGFCRDRSIVTNARLHVGKDVIVKLDLQNFFQLIAYKRVKELFYSFGYSETAATIFGLICTIANIDVNAKMNCQDIEKRHLPQGAPTSPAISNLVCDRLDTHLTKLAHNLGFCYTRYADDLTFSGFEKKAHKINNLIYESKLVVTQKALQLILIKFKF is encoded by the coding sequence ATGCATCAACCCGATCCAGTATACATATATGGAATGGAGAAAGCGCACTTAATGTTTTGGCTGTTGAGAGTAATACGTCTCACGCTACAACCACCTGGTAAAGTAACAACTATGGATATGCAACATCAAGCCAGTTTTCCACCTTTCATCGCAGGTAATCCCGAACAGTTACGAAAAAGAGGATTATCTGAATGTAGTACTGATGAAGAAATAGCGTTGGCAATGGGAATTAGCGTGGAAAAACTGCATTTTTTGGCTGACAGGTATCCCACATCTTCTACTTCACATTATTGCCGCTTTCAAATTCGTAAGAAAACAGGTGCATCGAGAACAATTTCTGCTCCAACACCCGCTCTAAAAGCCATTCAAAAATGGATTTTAAAACATATTTTAGAAAACATAGAAATTCATGATGCCGCTCATGGTTTTTGTCGCGATCGCTCTATTGTTACCAATGCTAGACTTCATGTGGGTAAAGATGTTATAGTAAAATTAGATCTACAAAACTTTTTTCAGTTAATTGCATATAAACGGGTCAAAGAATTATTTTACAGTTTTGGTTATTCTGAAACTGCCGCAACAATTTTTGGGTTAATCTGTACGATCGCGAATATAGATGTTAACGCTAAAATGAATTGTCAGGATATAGAAAAACGTCACTTACCTCAAGGTGCGCCAACAAGTCCTGCTATTTCAAATCTGGTTTGCGATCGCCTCGATACGCATTTAACTAAACTTGCTCATAATCTGGGATTTTGCTATACACGTTATGCCGACGATTTAACTTTTTCTGGTTTTGAGAAGAAAGCGCATAAAATAAATAATTTAATTTATGAAAGTAAGTTAGTTGTTACTCAGAAGGCTTTACAATTAATCCTCATAAAATTCAAATTTTAG
- the folK gene encoding 2-amino-4-hydroxy-6-hydroxymethyldihydropteridine diphosphokinase, which yields MTNCAIALGSNLGDSLAIVEAALATLADIPEIAIVAKSSWYRTKAVGPPQPDYINGCAVLQVQLSPQALLDILLIIEAKFGRVRQERWGARTLDIDLLLYDNLILDTPSLTLPHPRMRERAFVLVPLAEIAPNWIDPVSSKAIATLLQAVDCTGVSYQ from the coding sequence ATGACTAATTGCGCGATCGCCCTGGGAAGTAATCTCGGTGATTCTTTGGCTATTGTAGAGGCTGCTTTAGCAACTTTGGCAGATATACCTGAGATTGCAATTGTGGCAAAGTCTAGCTGGTATCGCACAAAAGCAGTAGGACCACCACAGCCAGATTATATTAACGGTTGTGCAGTGCTTCAAGTTCAACTGTCACCGCAGGCATTGTTAGATATTCTACTGATAATCGAAGCAAAATTCGGGCGCGTGCGCCAAGAACGCTGGGGAGCGAGAACGCTTGACATTGACCTTTTGTTGTACGACAATCTCATTCTCGATACTCCTAGCCTTACCCTACCTCATCCCCGCATGAGAGAACGCGCCTTTGTTCTCGTTCCGCTAGCAGAAATTGCCCCAAATTGGATCGATCCTGTATCCAGTAAAGCGATCGCCACGCTACTTCAAGCTGTAGATTGTACTGGAGTCAGTTATCAGTGA
- the gndA gene encoding NADP-dependent phosphogluconate dehydrogenase: protein MAQQSFGVIGLAVMGENLALNVERNGFPIAVYNRTPEKTDAFMAERAQGKNAVATYSLEEFVNALERPRKILIMVKAGAPVDAVIQQLKPLLDEGDIIIDGGNSLYDDTARRTRELEPEGFRFIGMGVSGGEEGALNGPSLMPGGTKSSYEYLSPIFNKIAAQVEDGPCVTYIGPGGAGHYVKMVHNGIEYGDMQLIAEAYSLLKDGLGLDNRQLHEIFAEWNTTDELNSYLIEITADIFRYIDPDTKNHLVDMILDSAGQKGTGRWTVQSALEFGVCIPTITAAVNARIMSSYKQERVAASQMLPGPTGTYQGDTKAFVNMVRDALYCSKICSYAQGMALLATASKEYSYDLNLSEMARIWKGGCIIRAGFLGKIQSAFIENPNLPNLLLAPEFRQTILDRQDAWREVLAAAAKLGIPVPAFSASLDYFDSYRRDRLPQNLTQAQRDYFGAHTYERTDKEGFFHTEWTKFSEESVQTSTPEPLQADQPTTPQPTGSR from the coding sequence ATGGCACAGCAAAGCTTTGGTGTGATTGGACTAGCAGTGATGGGTGAAAACCTTGCCCTAAACGTCGAGCGTAATGGTTTTCCCATCGCAGTTTACAATCGTACTCCTGAAAAAACCGATGCATTCATGGCGGAACGGGCGCAAGGCAAAAACGCCGTCGCTACCTACTCTCTAGAAGAATTTGTCAATGCCCTAGAACGCCCCCGCAAGATTTTGATCATGGTCAAAGCTGGTGCGCCAGTGGATGCAGTAATTCAACAGCTCAAACCCTTGTTGGATGAAGGCGACATTATTATTGATGGTGGTAACTCGCTGTATGACGATACGGCGCGACGTACCCGCGAACTAGAACCAGAAGGCTTCCGCTTCATCGGTATGGGTGTAAGTGGTGGCGAAGAAGGGGCATTGAATGGTCCTAGCTTAATGCCTGGGGGAACGAAAAGTTCCTACGAATATTTGTCACCGATTTTTAATAAAATTGCCGCTCAAGTAGAAGATGGTCCCTGCGTGACTTATATCGGTCCTGGGGGCGCGGGTCACTACGTCAAAATGGTTCACAATGGCATTGAGTACGGCGATATGCAGTTGATTGCCGAAGCCTACAGCCTGCTCAAAGATGGTTTGGGCTTGGATAATCGGCAATTGCACGAAATTTTTGCCGAGTGGAATACTACCGACGAACTCAATTCCTACCTAATTGAGATTACCGCAGATATTTTCCGCTATATCGACCCCGACACTAAAAATCACTTGGTCGATATGATTCTCGATTCTGCCGGACAAAAAGGTACGGGGCGCTGGACGGTGCAAAGTGCTTTGGAATTTGGAGTGTGTATTCCTACAATTACGGCAGCGGTAAACGCGCGGATTATGTCCTCGTACAAGCAAGAGCGGGTAGCTGCATCCCAAATGCTACCTGGTCCTACAGGAACGTATCAGGGTGATACGAAGGCATTCGTCAATATGGTGCGGGATGCATTGTATTGTTCTAAAATCTGCTCTTACGCTCAAGGAATGGCACTGTTGGCAACAGCTTCCAAAGAGTATTCTTACGACCTGAATTTGAGCGAAATGGCGCGAATTTGGAAAGGTGGCTGTATTATTCGCGCTGGATTTTTAGGTAAGATTCAGAGTGCTTTCATTGAAAATCCGAACTTACCCAACTTGCTATTGGCTCCAGAATTTAGACAAACAATTCTCGATCGCCAAGATGCATGGCGGGAAGTTTTAGCGGCGGCGGCGAAACTCGGCATTCCCGTACCTGCGTTTAGTGCGTCGTTAGATTATTTTGACAGCTACAGACGCGATCGCTTGCCCCAAAACCTGACGCAAGCTCAACGCGACTACTTCGGCGCTCACACTTACGAACGTACCGACAAGGAAGGCTTCTTCCATACCGAGTGGACGAAGTTCTCCGAGGAATCGGTACAAACTTCTACTCCAGAACCGCTACAAGCGGATCAACCAACTACACCTCAACCAACGGGCAGCCGTTAG
- the mtnC gene encoding acireductone synthase, which produces MPDRYSARVDVILLDIEGTTTPIDYVFGVLFPFAQKQVESFLQIHRQESRVQADLERLRQEYATDVAQGLAVPEWLDDSTTAAVPYIHYLIETDRKSTGLKSLQGKIWESGYRNGTLRSQLFPDVKPAFERWTREGKRLYIFSSGSVQAQQLLFQYSEAGNLTQFLSGYFDTETGSKKEAASYRKIAQAIGVSPQQILFISDVTAELKASEVAGMQTLFSLRSDNRTSDSEGFPVVSNFDNV; this is translated from the coding sequence ATGCCCGATCGCTATTCTGCTCGTGTAGATGTTATCTTACTTGACATTGAGGGAACTACGACTCCGATTGATTATGTTTTCGGCGTGTTGTTTCCTTTTGCTCAAAAGCAGGTAGAATCATTTCTGCAAATTCATCGTCAGGAAAGTAGAGTACAAGCAGATCTAGAACGATTGCGGCAAGAATATGCAACTGATGTTGCTCAAGGATTAGCCGTACCTGAATGGCTGGATGACTCAACAACCGCCGCCGTGCCTTATATTCATTATTTAATTGAAACCGATCGCAAATCTACCGGACTCAAATCGTTACAGGGGAAAATTTGGGAAAGTGGATATCGAAATGGAACGCTGCGATCGCAACTTTTTCCCGATGTTAAACCTGCGTTTGAACGTTGGACTCGTGAGGGTAAGCGATTATATATCTTTTCGTCAGGTAGCGTTCAAGCACAACAATTGTTATTTCAATATTCTGAGGCAGGCAATTTAACTCAGTTTTTGAGCGGTTATTTCGATACTGAAACTGGCTCAAAAAAGGAGGCAGCAAGTTATCGTAAAATTGCTCAAGCGATTGGCGTATCACCACAGCAAATTCTCTTTATTTCGGATGTGACGGCGGAACTAAAAGCATCTGAGGTAGCGGGAATGCAAACGCTCTTTTCTCTGCGATCGGATAATCGAACATCAGATTCGGAAGGGTTTCCAGTTGTTAGCAATTTTGATAATGTTTGA
- a CDS encoding DMT family transporter yields the protein MLGILIVLLSSFVLSFHNITVRVLFAEHLVLGLFILGGYVAPDLPHSFLLMFMRMLLVVPLMAFLAPKLYPSALKELLNLFNRDRRDVLVQALGCGVLMFVYVASLYVAIGLIPTGIAMTLFFTYPIFTALLAWQFFGDRPTLFRWVVMGIILVGSAFTIPQSTPTQNNYAIAIGILASVGSGVVYALYTVIAQKCFERLHPIPFTWISFATTLLLSGVSLLFWRLPYDNLAWTPLWIGGIFSGLVSFLGHILNNIGIRAIGATAASIIGSSSPALTALVAWIVIHETLNVIQILGIGIVTLGIALLSGERALIKRSHDSN from the coding sequence GTGCTAGGCATTCTGATAGTTCTCCTATCTTCCTTTGTCTTATCGTTCCATAACATCACCGTTCGAGTTCTATTTGCAGAGCATCTCGTTCTCGGTTTATTTATTTTGGGTGGATACGTCGCACCCGATTTGCCTCATTCGTTCTTGCTGATGTTTATGCGAATGCTGTTAGTGGTTCCACTTATGGCATTTCTCGCACCTAAGCTGTATCCATCCGCTTTGAAGGAATTACTAAACTTATTCAACCGCGATCGCCGCGATGTTTTAGTGCAGGCATTGGGCTGTGGTGTATTGATGTTTGTCTATGTTGCTTCGCTCTACGTTGCCATTGGTTTGATTCCAACAGGAATCGCCATGACGCTATTTTTCACCTATCCCATATTCACGGCACTACTAGCTTGGCAGTTTTTTGGCGATCGCCCGACGTTGTTTCGCTGGGTCGTCATGGGCATCATTTTAGTAGGTAGTGCCTTTACCATTCCTCAATCTACACCTACTCAGAATAATTATGCAATTGCGATCGGCATTCTTGCCAGCGTCGGCTCTGGAGTCGTTTATGCTCTTTATACAGTCATTGCCCAAAAATGTTTTGAAAGACTTCATCCAATTCCCTTCACTTGGATTAGTTTTGCCACCACACTGCTACTTTCTGGCGTGAGCCTGCTATTCTGGCGACTTCCCTATGATAATCTTGCCTGGACACCTCTATGGATTGGTGGAATATTTTCAGGATTGGTGAGTTTTCTCGGACACATTTTGAATAATATCGGTATTCGCGCAATTGGTGCAACTGCTGCCTCTATAATTGGTTCTAGCAGTCCAGCATTGACAGCATTAGTTGCCTGGATCGTAATTCATGAAACTTTGAATGTAATCCAGATTTTAGGTATTGGTATTGTCACGTTGGGTATTGCTTTGTTGAGTGGAGAACGAGCTTTAATTAAGCGATCTCATGACTCTAACTGA
- a CDS encoding HMA2 domain-containing protein, which produces MSLTAELDAAEESTVVKVRSAIAHAVAGRLRMRLLQPIEDIAYAQLEQQIQSLAFIESVRVNTTVGCLTITYEVNQFPGAAIPPLELLVAIAQVSNLQIDLGTNTSDSMNSDRQPETAQIQLRTFGAALVGGAVGDMFGGAVGATAGAIVMGPAGAILGGQIGVFVGSIIGAQFGAETVHHVDQFVSLANTQGTKLTAEQIAQTLQQRASEKIGETTGQIVGAVAGKVVLGPTGAVFGSIVGGAIGAQLGEDTATATNPQRSPNLLVL; this is translated from the coding sequence ATGTCCCTTACTGCTGAGTTAGATGCTGCTGAGGAAAGTACTGTAGTTAAAGTTAGGAGTGCGATCGCCCATGCAGTAGCGGGACGGTTGCGAATGCGCTTGCTTCAACCAATTGAAGACATAGCTTATGCTCAATTGGAGCAACAAATTCAATCGTTGGCATTTATTGAAAGCGTCAGAGTCAATACTACAGTAGGGTGTTTGACTATTACTTATGAGGTAAATCAATTTCCTGGTGCTGCTATCCCGCCCTTGGAATTGCTAGTAGCGATCGCGCAGGTAAGCAATTTACAAATAGATTTAGGTACAAATACATCAGATAGCATGAATTCCGATCGTCAGCCTGAAACGGCTCAAATACAACTGAGAACGTTTGGTGCAGCCTTGGTTGGAGGAGCAGTAGGAGATATGTTTGGCGGCGCTGTTGGAGCGACAGCGGGAGCGATCGTCATGGGACCCGCAGGCGCTATTTTAGGCGGTCAGATTGGTGTTTTTGTGGGTAGCATTATTGGCGCTCAATTTGGGGCTGAAACCGTTCATCATGTTGACCAGTTTGTTTCGTTAGCTAATACTCAAGGAACTAAACTAACAGCAGAGCAAATTGCCCAAACTCTGCAACAGAGAGCCAGTGAAAAGATTGGTGAAACTACTGGACAAATTGTTGGCGCAGTTGCAGGGAAGGTAGTTTTAGGACCAACGGGGGCAGTTTTTGGCTCGATTGTCGGTGGAGCTATTGGCGCTCAGCTAGGAGAAGACACGGCGACTGCAACCAATCCCCAGCGATCGCCAAACCTGCTAGTCTTGTAA
- a CDS encoding slipin family protein, whose translation MWKTFYIKPNEIGILYHRSDFKKILQPGTYTYFGRHWQVKTYDLNQPEAKIENLELLLRTHEAELQKHLLIIKTAFNQAVLVRCGQNWISVAPNQLRAFWRGFIEVESHIFNLEESLELPAEFVQQIRSIALNGLKKFQISEYEIGLLYVQNNFVRPLEQGEYAFWTVNRDVAVRTLSRILPNPDFPLEDVLIEKHPEFVSAYCEIVQLQDRQVAIVRYLGKVVAILPPTSRKLFWQGVEVEIIDISNDAKLSPNSVAELLAGSKDVLLLSHNSLHVREVPAQHVGLLYVNQEFPALLQPGIHAWWLYGRSFQTEVIDMRLQNIEVSGQDILSKDKVPLRLNLTAGFRIQDPLRAKNGLSDISIFLYKELQFALRAAVGEQTLDALLENKGAIDRSVAEYIRSKTVDYGIEVDSVGVKDIILPGEIKTILSKVVEAEKAAQANVVRRREETAATRSMLNTAKVMEDNPVALRLKELEVLERIAEKIDRIQVNGSLDSILTELIQINRQ comes from the coding sequence ATGTGGAAAACCTTTTACATCAAACCTAACGAAATCGGAATTTTATATCACCGCAGCGATTTTAAAAAGATTTTACAGCCAGGGACTTACACTTATTTTGGTCGCCACTGGCAAGTTAAAACTTATGACTTGAATCAACCAGAAGCCAAAATAGAAAACTTAGAATTGTTACTCAGAACTCACGAAGCCGAGTTACAAAAGCATCTATTAATTATCAAAACAGCATTTAACCAGGCTGTTTTAGTACGCTGCGGTCAAAATTGGATAAGCGTCGCGCCAAACCAACTACGTGCTTTTTGGCGTGGATTTATTGAGGTAGAATCTCATATTTTCAATTTAGAAGAAAGTTTAGAACTACCTGCCGAATTTGTCCAGCAAATACGCAGCATCGCCTTAAACGGATTGAAGAAATTTCAAATTTCAGAATACGAGATTGGCTTGCTATACGTTCAAAATAACTTTGTTCGACCTTTGGAACAGGGAGAATATGCTTTTTGGACTGTAAATCGGGATGTTGCAGTCAGAACTCTCAGCCGTATCTTGCCCAACCCAGACTTTCCACTAGAAGATGTATTGATTGAAAAGCATCCTGAGTTTGTCTCAGCTTATTGTGAAATTGTACAATTACAAGATCGACAAGTAGCAATTGTGCGGTATTTGGGTAAAGTTGTTGCTATTTTGCCACCCACAAGCCGTAAGTTGTTTTGGCAAGGTGTAGAAGTGGAAATTATTGATATTAGTAATGATGCCAAATTATCACCTAATTCAGTAGCAGAATTACTGGCAGGTTCTAAAGACGTTTTATTACTGAGCCATAACAGTTTGCACGTTCGGGAAGTCCCCGCGCAGCACGTTGGTTTATTGTATGTAAATCAAGAATTTCCAGCTTTACTACAGCCAGGAATACATGCTTGGTGGTTATATGGACGCTCGTTTCAAACTGAAGTGATTGACATGCGTTTGCAAAATATCGAGGTGTCTGGTCAAGATATTCTGTCGAAAGATAAAGTTCCTCTACGCTTAAATTTAACTGCTGGTTTTCGCATTCAAGATCCACTGAGAGCAAAAAACGGCTTGTCAGATATTTCTATTTTCTTGTACAAAGAATTACAGTTTGCTTTACGTGCAGCAGTTGGCGAACAAACTTTGGATGCACTATTAGAAAATAAAGGTGCGATCGATCGCAGCGTTGCTGAATACATTCGCAGCAAAACCGTAGACTATGGAATTGAAGTCGATTCTGTTGGAGTGAAAGATATAATTTTACCTGGCGAGATTAAGACAATTTTGAGCAAGGTAGTAGAAGCAGAAAAAGCTGCTCAAGCAAATGTAGTTAGGCGTAGAGAAGAAACCGCAGCTACTCGCAGCATGTTAAATACCGCAAAAGTGATGGAAGATAACCCCGTCGCTTTGCGTTTGAAAGAATTGGAGGTGTTAGAACGGATCGCTGAAAAGATCGATCGCATTCAAGTTAATGGTAGTTTAGATAGTATTTTGACCGAATTAATTCAGATTAATCGGCAATAA
- a CDS encoding penicillin-binding protein 1A, with translation MEPDSTGQSPSGKFSDRHQSGRSSGSSQKSSIKSRYKPLYFRFWFWLLVGFGGGLTALSSVWLSIESSLPPANELFATVRSQTLTIAAGDGTILQQQGPATREPLKIEQIPKPLVQAFIASEDRRFYQHRGFDRQGIFRAVWANLRSANLVEGGSTITQQLARILFLNQERSLWRKLKEIRLAMKIEENLSKDQILERYLNSVYLGQGAYGVADAAWVYFSKSVNQLTLSEMATIAGLAPAPNFYSPTVNKSTAIGRSNLVLQRMQEDGVITASEATAAKNAPLTIKTSSPKRLQAKASYFTTYIQQELPRYVPADVLKAGGLTVETSLNPKWQQAAEAVVQKTVTENGKWQRFEQAALVAIDPRSGEVRVMVGGTDFGKHQFNRATQAQRQPGSTFKGFVYTAAIASGLSPYKQYLDSPFKVDGYEPKNFSERFRGEISMRDALAASINVVAVKVLMDVGFDPTIKLAQSMGIKSPLIPAYSLALGSAEVNLLELSSAYGSLATGGMHTAAHGIRRIRDRSGNIIYDAKFTSRRVLDPDSAAIATWMLRNVVTAGTGGAAALADRSVAGKTGTSDKARDLWFVGYIPQLVTGVWLGNDNNQPTAGSSSTAAYAWNRFMVQAVEGMEVEKFAALPNLDNRKPTIKRQPVKPRRISIGKITDQNSEGGSLRQGENSENYQPTRRRRRRDRQSQELRHSRWRSRLQRQTSADPQRYNRLMDRLRQNRIPRQPTLDSDQ, from the coding sequence ATGGAACCAGATTCAACAGGGCAAAGTCCATCTGGAAAATTTTCCGATCGCCATCAAAGTGGGCGATCTTCAGGTAGTTCCCAGAAATCGTCTATTAAATCTCGCTACAAACCCCTCTATTTTCGGTTCTGGTTTTGGTTGCTTGTGGGTTTTGGCGGCGGGCTAACGGCATTGAGTAGTGTTTGGTTATCTATAGAGAGTAGTCTACCACCAGCCAATGAACTATTCGCTACCGTGCGGAGTCAAACGCTAACGATCGCGGCTGGAGATGGCACAATTTTACAGCAGCAAGGACCTGCAACTAGAGAACCGTTGAAAATAGAGCAAATTCCCAAACCTCTAGTTCAAGCTTTTATTGCTTCGGAAGACAGGCGCTTTTATCAACATCGCGGTTTCGATCGCCAGGGAATTTTTAGGGCAGTCTGGGCAAATTTGCGCTCTGCCAATTTAGTAGAAGGTGGTAGTACCATTACGCAACAGCTAGCACGAATTCTCTTTTTAAATCAAGAGCGCAGTCTGTGGCGCAAGCTCAAAGAGATTCGTCTAGCAATGAAAATTGAAGAGAATTTAAGCAAAGACCAAATTTTAGAGCGTTATCTCAACTCAGTTTATTTGGGGCAAGGGGCTTATGGGGTAGCAGATGCGGCTTGGGTTTATTTCAGCAAGTCAGTTAACCAGCTGACACTATCTGAGATGGCGACAATTGCCGGACTAGCCCCAGCACCGAATTTTTACTCTCCTACAGTGAATAAATCGACAGCAATTGGGCGAAGCAATTTAGTATTGCAGCGGATGCAGGAGGATGGAGTCATTACTGCTTCTGAGGCGACGGCAGCGAAAAATGCACCTTTAACGATAAAAACTAGTTCTCCTAAACGGCTTCAAGCCAAAGCCTCCTACTTTACTACCTACATTCAACAAGAACTACCCAGGTACGTCCCTGCGGATGTCCTCAAAGCGGGCGGACTGACGGTAGAAACTAGCCTCAATCCTAAATGGCAGCAAGCAGCGGAAGCAGTGGTGCAAAAAACTGTAACCGAGAATGGGAAATGGCAAAGATTCGAGCAAGCCGCACTAGTAGCGATCGATCCTCGTAGCGGCGAAGTGAGGGTAATGGTAGGGGGAACGGACTTCGGCAAACATCAGTTCAATCGCGCTACTCAAGCCCAAAGACAACCAGGATCGACATTCAAAGGATTTGTCTATACAGCTGCGATCGCTAGCGGTCTTTCTCCCTACAAACAATACCTTGACTCTCCCTTCAAAGTCGATGGTTACGAACCAAAAAACTTCAGCGAGAGATTTCGGGGCGAAATATCGATGCGGGATGCCCTCGCCGCTTCAATTAACGTAGTCGCTGTCAAGGTATTAATGGATGTAGGCTTCGACCCGACAATTAAACTCGCCCAATCGATGGGAATCAAATCCCCCTTGATCCCTGCCTATTCCCTAGCTTTAGGTTCGGCGGAAGTCAATTTGTTGGAATTGAGCAGCGCCTATGGTTCTTTGGCAACTGGGGGAATGCATACAGCAGCTCATGGCATCCGGCGAATTCGCGATCGCAGCGGTAATATTATCTACGATGCTAAGTTTACATCTCGGCGCGTTTTAGATCCAGACAGTGCGGCGATCGCCACTTGGATGTTAAGAAATGTAGTCACCGCTGGAACTGGTGGTGCGGCAGCCTTGGCAGATCGTTCTGTAGCAGGTAAAACTGGTACGTCAGATAAAGCCCGCGATTTATGGTTTGTCGGCTACATTCCCCAACTCGTGACCGGAGTTTGGTTAGGAAACGATAACAATCAACCCACGGCAGGTAGTAGCAGTACAGCAGCCTATGCCTGGAATCGGTTTATGGTGCAAGCCGTAGAAGGCATGGAAGTAGAGAAATTTGCCGCTTTACCTAACCTAGACAACCGCAAACCTACGATTAAACGACAACCAGTTAAACCCAGAAGAATATCGATTGGCAAAATCACCGACCAAAATAGCGAAGGTGGTTCTCTACGCCAAGGAGAAAACTCAGAAAATTACCAACCTACCCGCAGAAGACGCAGACGGGATCGACAAAGCCAAGAACTGCGCCACAGTCGCTGGCGATCGCGCTTGCAGCGTCAAACCTCCGCCGACCCACAACGTTACAATCGACTCATGGATCGCTTGCGCCAAAATCGCATTCCTCGCCAACCAACCCTTGACAGTGACCAGTGA